In the genome of Labeo rohita strain BAU-BD-2019 chromosome 24, IGBB_LRoh.1.0, whole genome shotgun sequence, one region contains:
- the eif1b gene encoding eukaryotic translation initiation factor 1b produces MSNIQNLQSFDPFADATKGDDLLPAGTEDKIHIRIQQRNGRKTLTTVQGIADDYDKKKLVKAFKKKFACNGTVIEHPEYGEVIQLQGDQRKNICQFLMEINIVKEEQLKVHGF; encoded by the exons ATGTCCAATATACAGAACCTCCAGTCCTTCG ATCCCTTTGCTGATGCAACTAAGGGTGACGACTTGCTCCCGGCTGGGACTGAGGATAAAATCCACATAAGGATTCAGCAACGAAACGGCCGCAAAACGCTGACCACGGTGCAAGGCATTGCAGATGATTATGATAAAAAGAAACTTGTAAAAGCCTTTAAGAAG aaatttGCCTGCAATGGGACTGTGATCGAGCACCCAGAGTATGGCGAGGTGATTCAGTTACAGGGGGACCAAAGGAAGAATATCTGTCAGTTCCTAATGGAG ATCAACATTGTAAAGGAGGAGCAGTTGAAGGTTCACGGATTTTAA